One window from the genome of Variovorax sp. PAMC26660 encodes:
- a CDS encoding methyl-accepting chemotaxis protein has protein sequence MTTALRAPRFNTTNVLGRRLLATFCVVLLLTLAGSGIGIWSLAKVNEATHEAIQQHGVSERLVVDAYRHQAINAERYKAMALSSEPEVGEILAADIQATETRYTELLQQVSERLHTASDRALLAQTQATGDDFRKAVKELIAARDSGLTERIRAVYAQRFQPGAAALLEALGKLAQSQREAIDAAGVRIEDLSTSARLALVLFSATALLLGIVLAQWLVRSISRPIRVAGETAERVASLDLRQDIEGHSRDEAGQMLLALGAMQGALRELVLRVRESVQSVHVAAGEIAHGNSDLSARTENAASSLQQTAAALEQVMRNVQQSSDAAGKAEQMAGAAAAVAAQGGEVGSQVVGTMQDIHRASHKMADIIGVIDSIAFQTNILALNAAVEAARAGESGRGFAVVAAEVRQLATRSAAAAREIKGLIENSVHRIEAGTTLADSAGQTMGRIMDSIRQVADTVSAITVATHAQTRDIGQINTAVSHLDRMTQQNSALVEESAAASEGLRDQARHLDALISQFVLPGDGEAAQQGAQWMPPPTTRAVQLAAAPKDRLLPA, from the coding sequence GTGACCACTGCTCTCCGCGCTCCCCGATTCAACACCACCAACGTTCTTGGCCGGCGGCTCCTGGCCACCTTCTGCGTCGTGCTGCTGCTGACCCTTGCGGGCTCGGGCATCGGCATCTGGTCGCTCGCCAAGGTGAACGAGGCCACGCACGAGGCCATCCAGCAGCACGGCGTGTCGGAGCGCCTGGTGGTGGACGCCTACCGCCACCAGGCCATCAACGCCGAGCGCTACAAGGCGATGGCGTTGAGTTCCGAACCTGAAGTGGGCGAGATCCTGGCCGCCGACATTCAGGCGACCGAAACCCGCTACACCGAGTTGCTGCAGCAAGTGTCGGAACGCCTTCACACGGCATCCGACCGCGCATTGCTCGCACAAACACAAGCCACCGGCGACGACTTCAGGAAGGCCGTGAAGGAGCTGATCGCCGCACGCGACTCGGGCCTCACCGAGCGCATCCGCGCCGTCTACGCGCAGCGCTTTCAGCCCGGCGCCGCCGCATTGCTGGAGGCTCTCGGCAAGCTCGCGCAGTCGCAGCGCGAGGCCATCGATGCAGCCGGTGTTCGCATCGAGGACCTGAGCACGTCGGCCCGGCTGGCCCTGGTGCTGTTCAGTGCAACGGCGCTGCTGCTGGGCATCGTGCTGGCGCAGTGGCTGGTGCGCAGCATCAGCCGGCCGATCCGCGTGGCGGGTGAAACGGCCGAACGCGTGGCCAGCCTTGACCTGCGCCAGGACATCGAAGGCCATTCTCGCGACGAAGCCGGCCAGATGCTGCTGGCCTTGGGCGCGATGCAAGGCGCATTGCGCGAACTGGTCCTGCGGGTGCGCGAGTCGGTGCAGAGCGTGCACGTGGCGGCCGGCGAAATCGCTCACGGCAATTCGGATCTGTCGGCGCGCACCGAGAACGCCGCGTCCAGCCTGCAGCAGACGGCCGCTGCGCTCGAGCAGGTGATGCGCAACGTGCAGCAGTCGAGCGATGCCGCAGGCAAGGCCGAGCAGATGGCGGGCGCTGCAGCCGCGGTGGCGGCGCAGGGCGGCGAGGTGGGGTCGCAGGTGGTCGGGACCATGCAGGACATCCATCGCGCCTCGCACAAGATGGCCGACATCATCGGCGTGATCGACAGCATCGCCTTCCAGACGAACATCCTCGCGCTCAATGCCGCCGTCGAAGCGGCGCGCGCCGGCGAGTCGGGCCGGGGCTTCGCGGTGGTCGCGGCGGAAGTGCGACAGCTCGCCACGCGATCGGCCGCAGCCGCGCGCGAGATCAAGGGCCTGATCGAAAACTCGGTGCACCGCATCGAAGCCGGCACGACGCTGGCCGACAGCGCGGGGCAGACCATGGGCCGCATCATGGATTCGATCCGGCAGGTGGCGGACACCGTGAGCGCCATCACGGTCGCGACGCATGCGCAGACGCGGGACATCGGGCAGATCAACACCGCCGTGTCTCATCTGGATCGCATGACGCAGCAGAACTCGGCGCTGGTGGAAGAGTCCGCCGCTGCATCGGAAGGCTTGCGTGACCAGGCGCGTCATCTCGATGCGCTCATCAGCCAGTTCGTGCTGCCCGGCGACGGCGAGGCCGCACAGCAGGGTGCGCAGTGGATGCCGCCACCGACGACACGGGCGGTGCAATTGGCGGCAGCGCCGAAAGACCGCTTGCTGCCAGCCTGA
- a CDS encoding EthD family reductase, translating into MTTTTLRMGLIRKKPEWTDDAFRSHWRESHGPLVAQLPALRAYRQNLVVDRLQRGIDFARGPWDFDGFSQLRFDEAARATEAFTNGELAAAIRADEQHFLGGLHIVTVEQTEVIALPAKPEGLLKRISLLRRPIAQSDEDFRREWKVHADHVRRMPGVSGYRQNVVVAREFEKGTPCAYVELPIDGIVELWFENTDMLDAAFASPQGQRTMAHARTFLAEITAFVVREHRVV; encoded by the coding sequence ATGACAACGACGACCCTGCGCATGGGCCTGATCCGCAAGAAGCCCGAATGGACCGACGACGCCTTTCGCAGCCACTGGCGCGAGAGCCACGGGCCGCTGGTGGCGCAACTGCCCGCGCTGCGTGCTTATCGGCAGAACCTCGTGGTCGACCGGTTGCAGCGCGGCATCGATTTCGCGCGCGGTCCTTGGGACTTCGATGGTTTCTCGCAACTGCGCTTCGATGAAGCTGCGCGAGCGACCGAAGCCTTCACGAACGGTGAACTTGCGGCGGCCATCCGCGCGGACGAACAGCACTTTCTTGGCGGACTGCACATCGTTACGGTCGAGCAGACCGAAGTCATCGCGCTGCCTGCGAAGCCCGAAGGCCTGCTCAAGCGCATCTCGCTGCTGCGCCGGCCGATCGCGCAATCGGATGAAGACTTCCGTCGCGAATGGAAGGTCCATGCCGATCACGTGCGCCGCATGCCCGGCGTGAGCGGCTATCGGCAGAACGTGGTCGTGGCGCGCGAGTTCGAGAAGGGCACGCCTTGTGCCTATGTCGAGCTGCCGATCGACGGCATCGTCGAGCTGTGGTTCGAGAACACCGACATGCTGGACGCCGCGTTCGCATCGCCGCAAGGGCAGCGCACGATGGCGCATGCGCGCACCTTCCTGGCGGAGATCACGGCGTTCGTGGTGCGGGAGCACCGGGTGGTGTGA
- a CDS encoding NADH:flavin oxidoreductase/NADH oxidase: protein MPDSSPLLFQPLKLRNLTLPNRVVISPMCQHAADRGHATPWHMVHLGKFALGGAGLILTESTAVDPRGRIGTADLGLWKDSQIAPLKAVVDFVHAQGCAIGVQLAHAGRKAGSEPLWEGGAALSAERMAADEEPWERLGPSALAAGPGWSAPRALDANGIASVVKHFVDATVRADKAGFDVVELHFGHGYLVASFLSPNANHRGDALGGSRENRMWLALEIAQRVRAAWPAGKPLFCRLSAVDGTLDGWSLDDSVVLARELKRCGVDVIDCSSGGLTEETRALPVPRGLGFQVPFSERIRRDAQIATQAVGMIVDAQQAEAVLAAGEADLIAIGREALLDPYWPHHAAAALGADPGYERWPVRHGVWLAKRAPGLARARAEAAALSNEEGKT, encoded by the coding sequence ATGCCCGACTCATCTCCCTTGCTGTTCCAGCCCCTGAAGCTGCGCAACCTCACGCTGCCCAACCGCGTCGTGATCTCGCCGATGTGCCAGCACGCGGCCGACCGCGGCCATGCCACGCCCTGGCACATGGTGCACCTGGGCAAGTTCGCGCTCGGCGGTGCGGGCCTGATCCTCACCGAGAGCACCGCAGTCGATCCGCGCGGGCGCATCGGCACCGCCGACCTCGGCCTGTGGAAAGACAGCCAGATCGCGCCGCTGAAGGCTGTCGTCGATTTTGTGCACGCGCAGGGCTGCGCCATCGGCGTGCAGCTCGCGCATGCGGGGCGCAAGGCCGGCAGTGAGCCGCTGTGGGAAGGCGGCGCGGCGCTGAGTGCCGAACGCATGGCGGCCGACGAGGAGCCATGGGAACGCCTCGGCCCGAGCGCGCTTGCGGCTGGCCCCGGTTGGTCCGCGCCGCGTGCGCTCGATGCGAACGGCATCGCCTCGGTCGTGAAGCACTTCGTCGATGCGACGGTGCGGGCCGACAAGGCGGGCTTCGATGTGGTCGAGCTGCATTTCGGCCACGGCTATCTGGTGGCGAGTTTCTTGTCGCCCAACGCGAACCATCGCGGCGATGCGCTCGGCGGCAGCCGCGAGAACCGCATGTGGCTTGCACTGGAAATCGCACAGCGCGTGCGCGCGGCGTGGCCTGCGGGCAAACCGCTGTTCTGCCGGCTCTCGGCGGTCGATGGCACGCTCGATGGCTGGAGTCTCGATGACTCGGTGGTCCTTGCGCGTGAACTCAAGCGCTGCGGCGTCGACGTGATCGATTGCTCGTCGGGCGGGCTCACCGAAGAAACACGCGCCTTGCCCGTGCCGCGCGGCCTGGGCTTTCAAGTGCCGTTCTCCGAGCGTATCCGGCGCGATGCGCAGATCGCGACGCAGGCGGTCGGCATGATCGTCGACGCACAGCAGGCTGAGGCGGTGCTCGCTGCTGGCGAAGCCGACTTGATCGCGATTGGCCGCGAGGCGCTGCTCGACCCCTACTGGCCGCATCACGCAGCCGCTGCGCTGGGCGCCGACCCGGGCTACGAACGCTGGCCCGTGCGCCACGGCGTGTGGCTCGCCAAGCGCGCGCCGGGCCTGGCGCGCGCACGCGCTGAAGCGGCCGCACTGTCCAACGAAGAAGGCAAGACATGA
- a CDS encoding DMT family transporter yields the protein MTASARPTGATPASVQGWMLLAMLLWGVNVSAVKALTASFESLPLAALRMAVACVALTAIVLWRRGGLPALRAKQLAGMTGCAFLMVYANQILFAQGLLRSTATNGALIMALSPLVSALMAALVFRERFTPRRMLGVALGFAGVAAVVLSHPGAGLSSAGIGDLMLALAVVSFAVGGVGVQRLARQIDPLSISWIIYMIGTGMLVVHTVLGPSPLGSAQLFPGVWPWVLVLFSGVAATAAGNLIWNRAISIIGVARTAVYLYWVPVFGVAFAALLLGEVLTWWHLLGFAAVMGGTYLGTRPAVAVVAPARAS from the coding sequence GTGACCGCCTCGGCGCGCCCCACAGGCGCCACGCCTGCATCGGTGCAGGGCTGGATGCTGCTGGCGATGCTGCTGTGGGGCGTGAACGTGTCCGCCGTGAAGGCGCTCACCGCGTCCTTCGAGTCGCTGCCGCTCGCCGCGCTGCGCATGGCGGTGGCCTGCGTGGCGCTGACGGCCATCGTGCTGTGGCGGCGCGGCGGGCTGCCTGCCCTGCGCGCGAAGCAGCTTGCAGGCATGACGGGCTGCGCGTTCCTGATGGTCTATGCCAACCAGATCCTGTTCGCGCAGGGGCTGTTGCGCTCCACCGCAACCAACGGCGCGCTGATCATGGCGCTGAGCCCGCTGGTCTCGGCGCTGATGGCGGCGCTGGTTTTTCGCGAGCGCTTCACGCCGAGGCGCATGCTCGGCGTGGCGCTGGGCTTTGCCGGCGTGGCTGCGGTGGTGTTGAGTCACCCCGGCGCGGGGCTCTCGAGCGCCGGCATCGGCGACCTGATGCTCGCGCTGGCCGTGGTGAGCTTCGCGGTCGGCGGCGTGGGCGTGCAGCGGCTGGCGCGGCAGATCGATCCGCTGTCGATCAGCTGGATCATCTACATGATCGGCACTGGCATGCTGGTCGTGCACACCGTGCTCGGACCGTCGCCGCTCGGCTCGGCCCAACTGTTCCCCGGTGTGTGGCCGTGGGTGCTGGTGCTGTTCTCCGGCGTGGCCGCCACCGCGGCCGGCAACCTGATCTGGAACCGCGCCATCTCGATCATCGGCGTGGCGCGCACGGCCGTGTATCTCTACTGGGTGCCGGTGTTCGGCGTCGCATTCGCTGCGCTGCTGCTGGGCGAGGTGCTCACCTGGTGGCACCTGCTCGGCTTTGCCGCGGTGATGGGCGGAACCTACCTTGGCACGCGGCCCGCCGTCGCGGTGGTTGCGCCTGCGCGTGCGTCCTGA
- a CDS encoding MBL fold metallo-hydrolase — MTAPTKVFASQADLEEKKVSFTRLSENAYAYTAEGDPNTGIFIGDEAVMVVDTQATPAMAQDVIRRIREVTPLPIKYVLLSHYHAVRVLGASAYFKEGAEQIIASRDTYDLIVERGEQDKASEIGRFPRLFRNVESVPAGLTWPTMTFDGTMSVWLGKKLEVKIAQVGRGHTKGDTIAYLEDQKICFAGDLVEYQSTAYAGDCYFRDWPTTLDRLAGFGFEKLVPGRGAALENAADVRKAIASTRAFISDVYTLVNNGVALGKSLNVIYKETVAALRPTYGHWVIFDHCMPFDVTRAYDEATGHVNPRIWTAERDIEMWNALEG; from the coding sequence ATGACCGCACCCACCAAAGTCTTTGCCAGCCAGGCCGACCTCGAAGAAAAGAAGGTCTCGTTCACCCGCCTCTCGGAGAACGCCTACGCCTACACCGCCGAAGGCGACCCGAACACCGGCATCTTCATCGGCGACGAAGCCGTGATGGTGGTCGACACGCAGGCCACGCCCGCGATGGCGCAGGACGTGATCCGCCGCATCCGCGAAGTCACGCCGCTGCCCATCAAGTACGTGCTGCTGAGCCACTACCACGCGGTGCGCGTGCTGGGCGCGTCGGCCTACTTCAAGGAAGGCGCCGAGCAGATCATTGCCAGCCGCGACACCTACGACCTGATCGTCGAGCGCGGCGAGCAGGACAAGGCCAGCGAGATCGGCCGCTTTCCGCGCCTGTTCCGCAATGTCGAGTCGGTGCCGGCGGGCCTGACCTGGCCCACCATGACCTTCGACGGCACCATGAGCGTGTGGCTGGGCAAGAAGCTCGAAGTGAAGATCGCGCAAGTGGGCCGCGGCCACACCAAGGGCGACACCATCGCCTACCTCGAAGACCAGAAGATCTGCTTTGCCGGCGACCTGGTCGAATACCAGAGCACCGCCTACGCGGGCGACTGCTATTTCCGCGACTGGCCCACCACGCTCGACCGCCTCGCCGGCTTCGGCTTCGAGAAGCTGGTGCCCGGCCGTGGCGCTGCGCTGGAGAACGCGGCCGACGTGCGCAAGGCCATCGCCTCCACGCGTGCCTTCATCTCCGACGTGTACACGCTGGTGAACAACGGCGTGGCACTGGGCAAGTCGCTCAACGTCATCTACAAGGAAACCGTGGCCGCGCTGCGCCCGACCTACGGCCACTGGGTGATCTTCGACCACTGCATGCCCTTCGACGTGACCCGTGCCTATGACGAAGCCACGGGCCATGTGAACCCGCGTATCTGGACGGCGGAGCGCGACATCGAGATGTGGAACGCGCTCGAAGGCTGA
- a CDS encoding ABC transporter ATP-binding protein, whose product MLKIESVKVSYGAIEAVKGVSLEVRAGEVVTIIGANGAGKSTLLKSIVGLEPVTEGRVLIDGKDCTHVPAHKRVGLGVALSPEGRGVFPDQTVRENLLLGAYSRRNDKAFVERAIEREFARFPRLKERQDQPSGTLSGGEQQMLAIARALMSEPRLLLLDEPSLGLAPLIIKDIFDAIRQLRRSGLTILLVEQMAKQALGVADRAYVLETGCITLEGSGRELLDNPKVKSAYLGSH is encoded by the coding sequence ATGTTGAAAATCGAATCGGTGAAGGTCTCGTACGGCGCCATCGAGGCCGTCAAGGGCGTGAGCCTGGAAGTGCGCGCGGGCGAGGTGGTCACCATCATCGGCGCCAACGGCGCAGGCAAGAGCACGCTGCTGAAAAGCATCGTCGGGCTGGAGCCCGTGACCGAGGGCCGCGTGCTGATCGACGGCAAGGACTGCACGCACGTGCCCGCACACAAGCGCGTGGGCCTGGGCGTGGCGCTGTCGCCCGAAGGCCGCGGCGTGTTCCCCGACCAGACGGTGCGCGAGAACTTGTTGCTGGGCGCCTATTCGCGTCGCAATGACAAGGCCTTCGTGGAGCGCGCCATCGAACGCGAGTTCGCGCGCTTTCCGCGTCTGAAGGAACGCCAGGACCAGCCCTCGGGCACGCTGTCTGGCGGCGAGCAGCAGATGCTGGCGATTGCGCGTGCGCTGATGAGCGAGCCGCGCCTGCTGCTGCTGGACGAGCCTTCGCTGGGCCTGGCGCCGCTCATCATCAAGGACATCTTCGACGCCATCCGCCAGTTGCGCCGCTCGGGTCTCACGATCCTGCTGGTCGAGCAGATGGCCAAGCAGGCGCTGGGCGTGGCCGACCGCGCCTATGTGCTGGAGACCGGCTGCATCACGCTCGAAGGCTCGGGCCGCGAGCTGCTCGACAACCCCAAGGTGAAGTCGGCGTACCTCGGCTCGCACTGA
- a CDS encoding ABC transporter permease subunit — protein sequence MKRFAHPAGVVLAAAVLIGIVSMLGNDYYLRIAFMMCVYYLCAAGMNVLVGYAGQKSLGQAGLFAAGAYGVALLTSRTDMDPWLALALAAVISGLCGVLIALPSLRVKGPYLAMVTLAFGIVVEKLVGEWTDVFGGAQGIYGIRPLTWKGAPLDTTQWVILGIVLCAALHLLLRNLLSGRFGRALLSLQADEIASSSVGVRVYRAKVMAFVVAAVTCGIAGALVAQQNQYINSDFITFHLSIFILLLVLFGGAGSMYGPLVGAVLLTLTDALLARWPSAQHFLYGFLLLFALYVMPGGVVGLFNKWFMKPRHRGEGTGDSGVPGQIGPGGEGELLVVQGVTKSYGGVKPAQDVSFRLQRGHIHALIGPNGAGKSTMINMLTGVIEPDAGSIRFLGQNIVGQPAHTICCLGMGRTFQNLRLFADLSVLDNVMLGRHSRMSNGFLSSLLAWPTAGRQEQATRDRALQLLDLVDLGHLAHWPAGSLPYGLQRRVELARALATEPQLLLLDEPAAGLNPQETAELGELLLRIGKCGVSILMVEHHMDLVMSISDHVIVLDYGIKIAEGKPAEVQANPRVVEAYLGVDDDEEEVLATAMPA from the coding sequence ATGAAGCGCTTCGCCCATCCCGCCGGCGTGGTGCTGGCGGCGGCCGTCCTGATCGGCATCGTCTCGATGCTCGGCAACGACTACTACCTGCGCATCGCCTTCATGATGTGCGTCTACTACCTGTGCGCCGCCGGCATGAACGTGCTGGTCGGCTATGCGGGACAGAAATCGCTCGGGCAGGCCGGATTGTTCGCGGCCGGTGCCTACGGCGTCGCGCTGCTGACCTCGCGCACGGACATGGACCCATGGCTCGCGCTCGCACTGGCCGCCGTCATCTCGGGCCTGTGCGGCGTGCTCATCGCACTGCCGTCGCTGCGCGTGAAGGGCCCGTACCTGGCCATGGTCACGCTGGCCTTCGGCATCGTGGTCGAGAAGCTCGTGGGCGAATGGACCGACGTGTTCGGTGGCGCGCAGGGCATCTACGGCATCCGCCCGCTCACCTGGAAGGGTGCGCCGCTGGACACCACGCAGTGGGTCATCCTCGGCATCGTGCTGTGCGCCGCATTGCACCTGCTGCTGCGCAACCTGTTGAGTGGCCGCTTCGGCCGCGCGCTGCTGTCGCTGCAGGCGGACGAGATCGCTTCGTCGTCGGTGGGCGTGCGCGTGTACCGCGCCAAGGTCATGGCCTTCGTGGTCGCGGCCGTCACCTGCGGCATTGCGGGCGCGCTGGTCGCGCAGCAGAACCAGTACATCAACTCGGACTTCATCACTTTCCACCTGTCGATCTTCATCCTGCTGCTGGTGCTGTTCGGCGGCGCGGGTTCGATGTACGGCCCGCTGGTGGGCGCGGTGCTGCTCACGCTGACCGACGCGCTGCTGGCGCGCTGGCCGTCGGCGCAGCACTTCCTGTACGGCTTCCTGCTGCTGTTTGCGCTGTACGTCATGCCGGGCGGTGTGGTGGGCCTGTTCAACAAGTGGTTCATGAAGCCGCGCCATCGCGGCGAAGGCACGGGCGACAGCGGCGTGCCCGGACAGATAGGCCCCGGCGGCGAAGGCGAGCTGCTGGTGGTGCAGGGCGTCACCAAGTCGTATGGCGGCGTGAAGCCGGCGCAGGACGTGTCGTTCCGCCTGCAGCGCGGCCACATCCATGCGCTGATCGGGCCGAACGGCGCGGGCAAGAGCACCATGATCAACATGCTCACCGGCGTGATCGAGCCCGATGCCGGATCGATCCGCTTCCTGGGCCAGAACATCGTGGGCCAACCGGCCCACACCATCTGCTGCCTGGGCATGGGCCGCACCTTTCAGAACCTGCGGTTGTTCGCGGACCTCTCGGTGCTCGACAACGTGATGCTGGGCCGGCACAGCCGCATGAGCAATGGCTTCCTGTCGTCGCTGCTCGCCTGGCCGACCGCCGGCAGGCAGGAGCAGGCGACGCGCGACCGTGCACTGCAACTGCTCGACCTGGTGGACCTGGGCCACCTCGCGCACTGGCCCGCGGGCAGCCTGCCCTATGGCCTGCAGCGCCGCGTGGAGCTGGCGCGCGCGCTGGCCACCGAACCGCAACTGCTGCTGCTCGACGAACCCGCCGCCGGCCTCAATCCGCAGGAGACGGCCGAACTCGGCGAGCTGCTGCTGCGCATCGGCAAGTGCGGCGTATCGATCCTGATGGTGGAGCACCACATGGACCTTGTGATGTCGATCTCGGACCATGTGATCGTGCTCGACTACGGCATCAAGATCGCCGAGGGCAAGCCCGCCGAGGTGCAGGCCAACCCGCGCGTGGTCGAGGCCTACCTGGGCGTCGACGACGACGAAGAAGAAGTGCTGGCCACGGCCATGCCCGCCTGA
- a CDS encoding branched-chain amino acid ABC transporter permease, whose protein sequence is MVEALLQALISGLAVGGAYALVALGFSITFTTTKTLNFSHGEFVSAGAFIGMSALFLVLGKPFDSTTFGDAIPGAGAQMFALVAALGVMGLLGWLLYVLGVRPFAGRPGMAWVMSTLGFGVILQSVGLAIWGPKPVVVPAPVGDAVIRMFGVGVRPQELLTLGVAVVVMFGFDRVMNRTMVGKAMRAVAQNGNVASLMGINTNAMMIGAFVVSSALAGLSGFLLAPIAQASLFMGLTVGLKGFSGAMIGGLSNPRGCVIGGFLLGVLESMVNLWQAQWREVAVFALVILVLAFRPTGLFGRKTVEKV, encoded by the coding sequence ATGGTTGAAGCCCTCCTGCAGGCGCTCATCAGCGGGCTCGCCGTCGGCGGTGCCTATGCGCTGGTGGCACTCGGATTCAGCATCACGTTCACGACCACCAAGACGTTGAACTTCTCTCACGGCGAGTTCGTCTCGGCCGGTGCGTTCATCGGCATGAGCGCGCTGTTCCTGGTGCTGGGCAAGCCCTTCGATTCCACCACCTTCGGCGACGCCATCCCCGGCGCGGGCGCGCAGATGTTCGCGCTCGTGGCCGCGCTCGGCGTGATGGGGCTGCTGGGCTGGTTGCTCTACGTACTGGGCGTGCGCCCGTTCGCGGGCCGCCCCGGCATGGCCTGGGTGATGAGCACGCTGGGCTTCGGCGTGATTTTGCAGAGCGTGGGCCTGGCCATCTGGGGCCCGAAGCCCGTGGTGGTGCCCGCGCCCGTGGGCGATGCGGTGATCCGCATGTTCGGTGTGGGCGTGCGCCCGCAGGAACTGCTGACGCTCGGCGTGGCCGTGGTCGTGATGTTCGGCTTCGACCGCGTGATGAACCGCACCATGGTCGGCAAGGCCATGCGCGCGGTCGCGCAGAACGGCAACGTGGCGAGCCTCATGGGCATCAACACCAACGCCATGATGATCGGCGCCTTCGTCGTCAGCTCGGCGCTGGCCGGCCTGTCGGGTTTCCTGCTCGCGCCCATCGCGCAGGCTTCGCTGTTCATGGGGTTGACCGTGGGGCTCAAGGGCTTCTCGGGCGCGATGATCGGCGGCCTGAGCAATCCGCGCGGCTGCGTGATCGGCGGCTTTTTGCTCGGCGTGCTGGAGTCGATGGTCAATCTCTGGCAGGCGCAGTGGCGCGAGGTGGCGGTATTCGCACTCGTGATCCTGGTGCTGGCCTTCCGGCCCACCGGCCTGTTCGGCCGCAAGACGGTGGAGAAGGTATGA
- a CDS encoding ABC transporter substrate-binding protein encodes MKTIRLYKTLLATAAFAAFAATASAQDIKLGYNGDLSASPSAQSGQAAVLGMEAAIADINAAGGVLGKKLALVTRDDVSAPPKSIQNMSDLIDNEKVVAVFGPTNSGNAMAWKHIANQKKIPVLGNVGSGTDITKPMSPGADNYMFRVSMVDREQVAALMAYVKKNTAGSKVVGLMAETTGYGQGGLKDMEDIAKLQDIKIAATERFGVGDTDMTSQLSKMKAANVDTVVVWAQGTPIAQLVRSMEKINYFPLTLTSWAADNITFYDAAGKALAEKPIFMRTVSETRTPAQQKLFDRIGTKLKAPGSFSFALHGYDSMQLLAQAMKQANSTDGAAVRAALEDLKTPVQGVLKTYDKPFSKTNHEALTAKDLVWIRWKDGKLLPYSDALIGALKPADFKQ; translated from the coding sequence ATGAAAACCATCCGTCTGTACAAGACATTGCTCGCGACCGCCGCGTTCGCAGCTTTTGCCGCCACCGCGTCGGCGCAGGACATCAAGCTCGGCTACAACGGCGACCTCTCGGCCTCACCCTCGGCGCAGAGCGGCCAGGCCGCGGTGCTCGGCATGGAAGCGGCTATTGCGGACATCAACGCCGCCGGTGGCGTGCTCGGCAAGAAGCTGGCGCTGGTGACGCGCGACGACGTGTCGGCACCGCCCAAGTCGATCCAGAACATGAGCGACCTGATCGACAACGAGAAGGTGGTCGCGGTGTTCGGCCCCACCAACTCGGGCAACGCCATGGCCTGGAAGCACATCGCCAACCAGAAGAAGATTCCGGTGCTGGGCAACGTGGGCTCGGGCACCGACATCACCAAGCCGATGAGCCCCGGCGCCGACAACTACATGTTCCGCGTCTCGATGGTCGACCGCGAGCAAGTGGCTGCGCTCATGGCCTACGTGAAGAAGAACACCGCCGGCTCCAAGGTCGTGGGCCTGATGGCCGAGACCACCGGCTACGGCCAGGGCGGCCTGAAGGACATGGAAGACATCGCCAAGCTGCAGGACATCAAGATCGCGGCCACCGAGCGCTTCGGCGTCGGCGACACCGACATGACCTCGCAGCTGAGCAAGATGAAGGCGGCCAACGTCGACACCGTGGTGGTGTGGGCGCAGGGCACGCCCATCGCGCAACTGGTGCGCAGCATGGAGAAGATCAACTACTTCCCGTTGACGCTCACCTCCTGGGCCGCCGACAACATCACCTTCTACGACGCGGCAGGCAAGGCGCTGGCCGAGAAGCCGATCTTCATGCGCACCGTGAGCGAAACCCGCACGCCCGCGCAGCAGAAGCTGTTCGACCGCATCGGCACCAAGCTGAAGGCGCCGGGCTCGTTCTCGTTCGCGCTGCATGGCTACGACTCGATGCAACTGCTGGCGCAGGCGATGAAGCAGGCCAACAGCACCGACGGCGCCGCCGTGCGTGCCGCGCTGGAAGACCTGAAGACGCCGGTGCAGGGCGTGCTCAAGACCTACGACAAGCCCTTCAGCAAGACCAACCACGAAGCCCTGACCGCCAAGGACCTGGTGTGGATCCGCTGGAAGGACGGCAAGCTGCTGCCCTACAGCGACGCGCTGATCGGCGCGCTCAAGCCGGCCGACTTCAAGCAGTAA